The following coding sequences lie in one Vitis vinifera cultivar Pinot Noir 40024 chromosome 19, ASM3070453v1 genomic window:
- the LOC100262364 gene encoding epidermis-specific secreted glycoprotein EP1, protein MYICRGQGTFPCTAATKMSYPSPFILSFVFLFSISISSFIAQASVPINSTFKYVNEGEFGPYIVEYDGNYRTLPIFASPFQFCFYNTTPNAYTLALRMATTRSESLFRWVWEANRGKPVGENATLTFGTDGNLVLAHADGRVAWQTGTANKGVVGLRLLPTGNLVLYDSKGKFIWQSFDYPTDTLLVGQSLRAGGVTKLVSRASEADNSDGKYSLVMEPKRLAMYYKATNSPKPILYATSSVWFTIDKGSLTNVTLTCSPDTDEGYAYNLILDYYVSNSQNPSGNRILVRPKYNSTLTILRLGIDGNIRLYTYYDKVDWRAWEVTYTLFDRDSDEETECQLPERCGKFGLCEDNQCVACPSPKGLMGWSKDCAPLKLSGCGVNDFHYYKLEGVDHFMNKYSNGDGPMKEKQCSDKCSKDCKCLGYFYHTLESRCWIAYDLNTLTKVQNSTHLAYIKAPNKY, encoded by the coding sequence atgtatatatgtagaGGCCAAGGCACATTTCCTTGTACTGCAGCAACCAAGATGTCTTATCCCTCTCCATTCATACTCTCATTTGTCTTCCTATTCTCCATTTCAATCTCTTCTTTCATTGCTCAAGCTTCTGTTCCCATCAACAGTACCTTCAAGTATGTCAATGAAGGCGAATTCGGGCCTTATATCGTTGAGTATGATGGAAACTACCGCACTCTCCCCATCTTTGCTTCACCCTTCCAATTTTGTTTCTATAACACCACCCCAAATGCCTACACCCTGGCTTTAAGAATGGCTACTACCAGGTCTGAGTCACTCTTCCGTTGGGTGTGGGAGGCCAACAGGGGGAAACCAGTCGGCGAGAATGCAACACTGACCTTTGGCACAGATGGAAATCTTGTCTTAGCCCATGCTGATGGCCGAGTCGCCTGGCAGACCGGCACTGCCAACAAGGGCGTGGTGGGGCTCAGACTGCTTCCAACTGGAAACCTGGTGCTTTATGACTCAAAAGGTAAGTTTATTTGGCAGAGTTTTGACTACCCCACTGATACATTGCTAGTGGGTCAGTCCCTTAGGGCAGGGGGTGTGACCAAGCTTGTTAGCCGGGCATCCGAGGCAGACAACTCGGATGGGAAATACAGCTTGGTTATGGAGCCAAAAAGATTGGCTATGTACTATAAGGCTACCAACTCCCCAAAGCCAATTCTCTATGCTACATCTTCAGTGTGGTTTACCATTGATAAGGGTTCTTTAACAAATGTAACCTTAACTTGTTCTCCTGACACTGACGAGGGTTATGCTTATAATCTGATATTAGACTACTATGTCTCCAATTCCCAAAACCCCAGTGGGAACCGCATCTTGGTTAGGCCTAAATACAATAGCACATTAACAATTCTTCGGCTTGGAATCGATGGAAACATTAGGTTATACACGTACTATGACAAGGTGGATTGGCGAGCTTGGGAAGTGACCTACACTCTCTTTGATAGGGATTCGGATGAGGAAACCGAGTGCCAATTGCCGGAGCGGTGCGGGAAGTTTGGGCTATGTGAGGACAACCAGTGTGTGGCTTGCCCATCACCGAAAGGGCTGATGGGGTGGAGCAAGGATTGTGCCCCATTGAAGTTATCTGGTTGTGGGGTGAATGATTTTCACTACTACAAACTTGAAGGGGTTGATCATTTCATGAATAAGTACAGTAATGGAGATGGACCCATGAAGGAGAAGCAATGTTCGGATAAATGTAGCAAGGACTGTAAGTGTCTGGGCTACTTCTACCACACCCTCGAATCAAGATGTTGGATTGCATATGACCTGAACACCCTAACCAAAGTCCAGAATTCAACACATTTGGCTTATATAAAGGCACCCAATAAGTACTGA
- the LOC100257253 gene encoding protein LIGHT-DEPENDENT SHORT HYPOCOTYLS 10, which produces MMETLLKIYRKKREVLLMLIVQLKEENNVREEEKEELKHFHRSHGMSPQQPHDVISILFPTAILLSSSSFSSSPTIFFFILLGNSSDMSSNKGKDTGEGSSTRSSAEDQQQQPPPLSRYESQKRRDWNTFGQFLKNQRPPVALAQCNSNQVLDFLRYLDQFGKTKVHLQGCVYFGQPEPPGPCTCPLKQAWGSLDALIGRLRAAYEENGGLPEKNPFASGAIRIYLREVRDSQAKARGVPYKKKKKKRNQMKANSDESNFPMQSM; this is translated from the coding sequence ATGATGgaaacattattaaaaatatatagaaaaaaaagagaagtatTGTTAATGCTAATAGTACaattaaaggaagaaaataatgtGAGGGAGGAAGAAAAAGAGGAGCTAAAGCACTTTCATAGGTCCCATGGCATGTCTCCTCAGCAGCCCCATGATGTGATCTCCATCCTTTTTCCCACAGCAATTCtgctatcttcttcttctttttcttcttctcccaccatcttcttcttcatcttgcTTGGGAATTCATCTGATATGTCAAGCAACAAAGGAAAGGACACAGGAGAAGGGTCGTCGACTCGATCCTCTGCTGAAGATCAGCAGCAGCAACCGCCACCACTGAGTCGGTACGAGTCGCAGAAGCGGCGAGACTGGAACACCTTTGGACAGTTCTTGAAGAATCAAAGACCCCCAGTTGCCCTCGCCCAGTGCAACTCCAACCAAGTACTCGATTTTCTTCGATATCTTGATCAGTTCGGAAAGACTAAGGTGCACCTACAAGGCTGTGTCTATTTTGGGCAACCTGAACCACCTGGTCCTTGTACTTGTCCATTGAAACAAGCTTGGGGCAGCCTTGATGCCCTAATCGGTCGCCTCAGAGCTGCTTATGAAGAAAATGGAGGATTACCTGAGAAAAACCCTTTTGCCAGTGGGGCAATTCGGATTTATTTACGCGAAGTGAGGGACTCCCAAGCCAAGGCGAGGGGTGTCCCgtataagaagaagaagaaaaagagaaatcaaaTGAAGGCGAACAGCGATGAGTCGAACTTTCCGATGCAGTCCATGTGA
- the LOC100264158 gene encoding EP1-like glycoprotein 2, with translation MATAFFHIFILLILFPFAALALVPANQTFKFVNQGEFGDRIIEYDASYRVIRNDVYTFFTFPFRLCFYNTTPDNYIFAIRAGVPGDESLMRWVWDANRNNPAHENSTLTFGRDGNFVLAEADGRVVWQTNTANKGVTGIKLLPNGNLVLHDKNGKFIWQSFDYPTDTLLVGQLLRIKGRNKLVSRVSEMDGSDGKYSLVFDKKGLTMYINNSGKLLQYGGWPGDDFGNIVSFEAIPENDNATAFELVLSAYEETTPTPPPPGRRRLLQVRPISSGGQRNLNKLNYNATYSFLRLSHDGNLRAYTYYDQVSYLKWDETFAFFSSYFIRECALPSKCGSFGLCNKGMCVACPSPKGLLGWSESCAPPRLPPCKGGAAKVDYYKIIGVENFLNPYLDDGKGPMKVEECRERCSRDCKCLGFIYKEDTSKCLLAPLLATLIKDENATSVGYIKYS, from the coding sequence ATGGCTACTGCTTTTTTCCATATCTTCATCCTCCTCATCCTCTTTCCTTTTGCTGCTCTAGCCCTAGTTCCTGCAAATCAAACCTTCAAATTCGTTAACCAAGGCGAATTTGGAGATCGAATAATCGAATATGATGCTAGCTATCGTGTGATCCGCAATGACGTCTATACTTTCTTCACCTTCCCCTTCCGCCTTTGTTTCTACAACACCACTCCTGATAACTACATTTTCGCCATTAGAGCCGGAGTCCCTGGGGACGAAAGCCTCATGCGGTGGGTTTGGGACGCCAACCGCAACAACCCAGCACACGAAAACTCCACCCTCACCTTTGGCCGTGACGGGAACTTCGTCCTTGCGGAGGCGGACGGCCGAGTGGTGTGGCAGACCAACACGGCAAACAAAGGCGTCACCGGCATTAAGCTTCTCCCGAATGGGAACTTGGTTCTTCACGATAAGAACGGGAAGTTCATCTGGCAGAGCTTTGATTACCCCACTGACACCCTCTTGGTGGGTCAGCTCCTCCGGATCAAAGGCCGGAACAAACTCGTTAGCCGGGTCTCTGAAATGGATGGCTCCGACGGAAAATACAGTTTGGTGTTTGATAAAAAGGGGTTAACCATGTATATAAACAACTCCGGCAAGCTCCTCCAATACGGCGGTTGGCCGGGTGATGATTTTGGAAACATAGTGAGTTTCGAAGCCATACCGGAGAACGATAACGCCACTGCATTTGAGCTAGTGCTGAGCGCATACGAGGAGACAACCCCAACCCCACCACCTCCCGGACGCCGCCGGCTCCTCCAGGTACGTCCAATTAGCAGCGGAGGGCAGCGCAACCTCAACAAACTGAACTACAACGCGACATACTCCTTCTTGAGACTCAGCCATGATGGGAACCTCAGGGCGTATACATACTATGACCAGGTAAGCTACCTGAAATGGGACGAAACCTTTGCATTCTTCTCTAGTTACTTTATCAGAGAATGTGCGTTACCATCAAAATGTGGTTCCTTCGGGCTATGCAATAAGGGCATGTGCGTGGCCTGCCCTAGCCCGAAAGGCCTTCTAGGGTGGAGCGAGAGCTGCGCGCCGCCACGGCTGCCACCATGCAAGGGCGGAGCTGCTAAGGTGGATTACTACAAGATTATTGGAGTGGAGAATTTCTTGAATCCATATTTGGATgatgggaaaggtcccatgaaggtGGAGGAGTGTAGAGAAAGATGTAGCAGGGACTGCAAGTGTTTAGGGTTTATTTACAAGGAAGATACTTCTAAGTGCCTGCTTGCTCCATTGCTTGCGACTCTTATTAAAGATGAGAATGCTACTTCCGTGGGATATATCAAGTACTCTTAA